A region from the Lentisphaera profundi genome encodes:
- a CDS encoding VWA domain-containing protein: MIELSYPWLLSLLLLPLAIPYLFAEHKQKKSSIKLPFFKDLINLTGLDPNKNSLNTSTLIQKFVIWLSWTCLIIALARPQFIEAPLKKTLASRDLLLAIDLSGSMETKDFKNSQGKNVSRLDSVKEVMQDFLSRREGDRIGLIYFGSAAFIQMPFTEDLEICREMLKEAQVRMAGPQTMMGDAIGLSISIFEESKLEDKVLILLTDGNDTGSLVPPEKAAQIARDKGIVIHTIAVGDPKAAGEQALDETTLKSLSNITQGKYFWAGNQKELLGIYDEIDKLNTRELDSVSHRPKRELYFWPLACFLIIITSFHFIKLINISRHIKSLEDNNVE, from the coding sequence ATGATTGAACTATCTTACCCATGGCTACTGAGCCTACTCTTGCTACCTTTAGCTATTCCCTATTTATTTGCTGAACACAAGCAAAAAAAATCATCGATTAAACTTCCTTTTTTTAAAGATCTCATCAATTTAACTGGCTTAGATCCCAATAAAAATTCGCTTAACACCTCGACCTTAATTCAGAAATTCGTCATTTGGCTTTCTTGGACTTGTCTTATTATTGCGCTTGCCAGACCTCAATTTATTGAGGCTCCGCTCAAAAAAACACTTGCCTCTCGCGACTTGCTCTTAGCTATTGATCTGTCGGGTTCCATGGAGACTAAAGACTTTAAAAATAGCCAAGGAAAAAATGTTAGTCGCCTCGATTCTGTAAAAGAAGTTATGCAGGATTTTTTGAGCCGTCGCGAGGGTGATCGTATCGGGCTCATTTATTTCGGTAGCGCCGCTTTTATTCAAATGCCCTTTACTGAAGACCTAGAAATTTGCCGAGAAATGCTCAAGGAGGCTCAAGTTCGCATGGCGGGCCCTCAGACTATGATGGGCGATGCTATTGGCCTTTCTATCAGTATTTTTGAAGAAAGTAAACTCGAAGACAAAGTTCTTATCTTACTCACAGATGGTAATGATACGGGAAGTTTAGTCCCTCCTGAGAAAGCAGCTCAAATTGCTCGAGATAAGGGTATCGTGATTCATACCATTGCCGTTGGCGACCCTAAAGCTGCCGGAGAACAAGCGCTAGATGAAACTACCTTAAAATCTTTATCCAATATCACCCAAGGAAAGTATTTTTGGGCCGGAAATCAAAAAGAACTCTTAGGTATTTATGACGAAATAGATAAACTGAATACCCGAGAATTAGATAGCGTGAGCCACCGCCCAAAGCGAGAATTGTATTTTTGGCCCCTAGCTTGTTTTCTTATAATCATTACGAGTTTTCATTTTATAAAATTGATAAATATTTCGCGCCACATCAAAAGCTTGGAGGATAATAATGTTGAATAA
- a CDS encoding vWA domain-containing protein, whose protein sequence is MLNNFHFIRPQFLWILIPMTLLAYLLIKKHHVIHLWSKVIAPHLLEHLLIESGNPSRIRPHHIFCLLAYISIFSLAGPSYKKEASPFTEDKAALVIILKTTPSMLAQDIQPNRLTRATQKIHDLLELRPGTKASLIAYAGSAHIVLPLTEDHRIISSFASELDPSIMPKEGSALPDALKLADKILKQGSIPGSVLLITDAITKQEQENISSSQFSFAVQVYASAGPAGTKVPIDSPIVQALDIKALNQLASRLRGSLVHMTVDKSDLVQLDTKIENSMQASLKEGGERWQDSGYYLVPFLLLLSLMWFRKGWRLNYE, encoded by the coding sequence ATGTTGAATAACTTCCATTTTATTCGTCCTCAATTTCTATGGATTCTCATTCCCATGACCTTGCTTGCCTACCTGCTTATAAAAAAACATCATGTCATTCATTTATGGTCCAAAGTGATTGCTCCTCATTTGCTCGAACACCTTCTCATTGAATCGGGAAATCCATCACGTATTCGTCCTCACCATATTTTTTGTCTTTTGGCTTATATTTCTATTTTTTCTCTGGCGGGACCTAGTTATAAGAAGGAAGCTTCCCCTTTCACTGAAGATAAAGCAGCTCTCGTCATTATCCTTAAAACCACTCCCTCAATGCTTGCCCAAGATATTCAACCGAATCGTTTGACTCGAGCTACACAAAAAATTCATGACTTACTGGAATTACGACCAGGGACAAAAGCCTCTTTAATTGCCTATGCTGGCAGTGCTCATATTGTGCTTCCGCTCACAGAAGATCATCGCATTATTTCATCTTTTGCTTCTGAATTAGATCCCTCCATTATGCCTAAAGAAGGAAGTGCTTTGCCCGATGCACTCAAATTAGCAGATAAAATTTTAAAGCAGGGTTCTATTCCCGGATCAGTTTTATTAATTACTGACGCTATCACAAAACAAGAGCAAGAGAACATCTCTTCTTCACAATTTTCTTTTGCCGTTCAAGTCTATGCTTCCGCGGGGCCGGCCGGTACTAAAGTTCCTATTGATAGCCCCATCGTTCAAGCTCTCGACATAAAGGCTCTCAATCAACTTGCGAGTAGACTCAGAGGAAGCTTAGTTCACATGACCGTGGATAAATCAGACCTTGTGCAACTTGATACAAAAATTGAAAATAGTATGCAAGCTTCACTTAAAGAAGGTGGCGAACGCTGGCAAGATTCAGGCTACTATTTAGTTCCTTTTCTCCTTCTACTCTCACTCATGTGGTTTCGTAAAGGTTGGAGATTAAATTATGAGTAG
- a CDS encoding tetratricopeptide repeat protein, which translates to MSRSVQIQVFAIIAILVGTTYFSLKKQPIQKISDLWQTPNQQASTAFDNGDFGQAAKLYQDPMLKGQALFKNSQFEEAAISFNQDARADALFNSANSLLMMGKYGLAIKAYDRSLELNPEFSDAQFNKELALKRKKILDEAKNKMDEGTGGKLGADEIVFNDKPANNNEGEDTTTEEVMSEDEINELWLRRVQTKPADFLKIKFSYQLYKEAKDNE; encoded by the coding sequence ATGAGTAGAAGTGTACAAATTCAGGTTTTTGCGATTATCGCAATTTTAGTGGGCACAACATATTTTTCTCTAAAAAAACAGCCTATCCAAAAGATCTCTGATCTTTGGCAAACTCCCAATCAGCAAGCATCGACGGCCTTTGACAATGGTGACTTTGGGCAAGCCGCAAAACTCTACCAAGATCCCATGTTAAAAGGCCAAGCTCTTTTCAAAAATTCTCAATTCGAGGAAGCTGCCATAAGCTTCAATCAAGATGCTAGAGCTGATGCCTTATTCAATAGTGCTAACTCTCTTTTAATGATGGGAAAATATGGACTTGCTATCAAGGCTTATGATCGCTCCCTAGAACTCAATCCTGAATTCAGCGACGCCCAATTTAATAAAGAACTTGCTCTAAAGCGTAAAAAAATATTGGATGAAGCTAAAAACAAAATGGATGAAGGCACAGGCGGAAAACTTGGAGCAGACGAAATAGTCTTCAATGACAAGCCTGCCAATAATAATGAGGGTGAAGATACGACTACAGAAGAAGTGATGAGTGAAGATGAAATAAATGAATTATGGTTGCGACGCGTTCAAACTAAACCTGCTGATTTCCTCAAAATTAAATTTTCGTACCAACTCTATAAGGAGGCCAAAGATAATGAATAA